In Pseudomonas lalkuanensis, the following are encoded in one genomic region:
- a CDS encoding Leu/Phe/Val dehydrogenase, with translation MFAMMETARLEALHLANDPATGLKAIIAIHNTRLGPALGGCRYLAYPDDESAIRDAIRLAQGMSYKAALAGLDQGGGKAVIIRPAHVNDRASLFEAFGRMIESLNGRYITAVDSGTSSADMDCIAQQTRYVTSTTAAGDPSPHTALGVFAGIRATAHARLGSDDLEGLRVAVQGLGHVGYALAEQLHAVGAELLVSDLDSGRVQLAIEQLGAQPVAADAFLTTPCDILAPCGLGGVLNAQTVGQLRCAAVAGAANNQLASPDIADEMEARGILYAPDYVINSGGLIYVALKHKGETLPAITAHLSRIRQRLTEIYAHAQADKRSPARVADALAERLLFG, from the coding sequence ATGTTCGCCATGATGGAAACCGCCCGGCTGGAGGCGTTGCACCTCGCCAACGATCCCGCCACCGGACTCAAGGCCATCATCGCCATCCACAACACCCGGCTCGGTCCGGCCCTGGGCGGGTGCCGCTACCTCGCCTACCCCGATGATGAAAGCGCCATCCGCGACGCCATCCGCCTCGCCCAGGGCATGAGCTACAAGGCCGCCCTGGCCGGCCTCGACCAGGGGGGCGGCAAGGCCGTGATCATCCGCCCGGCCCACGTGAATGATCGCGCCTCCCTGTTCGAAGCCTTCGGCCGCATGATCGAGTCCCTCAATGGCCGCTACATCACGGCGGTGGACAGCGGCACCTCCAGTGCCGACATGGACTGCATCGCCCAGCAGACCCGCTACGTCACCAGCACCACCGCGGCCGGCGATCCTTCGCCGCACACCGCCCTCGGCGTCTTCGCCGGCATCCGTGCCACCGCCCATGCGCGTCTCGGCAGCGACGACCTCGAAGGCTTGCGCGTTGCCGTGCAAGGCCTCGGCCACGTGGGCTACGCCCTGGCCGAACAGCTCCATGCGGTAGGCGCCGAGCTGCTGGTCAGCGACCTGGACAGCGGCCGCGTGCAACTGGCCATCGAGCAACTGGGCGCCCAACCGGTGGCCGCCGACGCCTTCCTCACCACGCCGTGCGACATCCTCGCGCCTTGCGGCCTGGGCGGTGTGCTCAACGCCCAGACGGTGGGCCAGTTGCGTTGCGCGGCAGTGGCCGGCGCGGCCAACAACCAGCTCGCCAGCCCCGACATCGCCGACGAGATGGAGGCGCGCGGCATCCTCTATGCGCCGGATTATGTGATCAATTCCGGAGGGCTCATCTACGTTGCCCTCAAGCACAAGGGCGAGACGCTGCCGGCGATCACCGCGCACCTGTCGCGGATTCGCCAGCGCCTTACCGAGATCTACGCGCACGCCCAGGCCGACAAGCGATCCCCCGCGCGGGTCGCCGACGCCCTGGCCGAGCGCCTGCTGTTCGGCTGA
- a CDS encoding SirB1 family protein, which produces MDPRQRCLACLEREPPAMLEAALWIAAEHDPRLDPERVLREFGGLLQLVAAGLPNLAPAELAQPLLRRLNELDFHEDDDTPLRPRAALLPEVLTRRRGQPLSLALIALELAARLGIPLTGVGFPGHFLLRVPGADHLLDPCSGRRLYTRDCRDLLVRVQGPQAELQAAHLQTASAKEMLQRLSRNLRLLHQEAGEFLAALKDAERVLLLGPPNMHDHLARADIYQRLDCPQAERYDLERALLLCDNPAQHLQLAQRLRRLGHVQPLH; this is translated from the coding sequence ATGGACCCGCGCCAACGCTGTCTAGCCTGCCTCGAACGCGAGCCTCCGGCGATGCTGGAGGCTGCCCTGTGGATCGCCGCCGAACACGATCCGCGCCTGGACCCGGAACGGGTGCTGCGCGAATTCGGCGGCCTGCTCCAGCTGGTGGCGGCCGGCCTGCCGAACCTGGCGCCGGCCGAACTGGCCCAGCCGCTGTTGCGGCGGCTGAACGAGCTGGACTTCCACGAGGACGACGACACGCCCCTGCGCCCCCGTGCCGCGCTGCTGCCCGAGGTGCTCACCCGGCGCCGGGGACAGCCGCTGTCGCTGGCACTGATCGCCCTGGAACTGGCCGCACGCCTGGGTATTCCCCTGACCGGGGTGGGCTTTCCCGGCCACTTCCTGCTGCGCGTGCCCGGTGCCGACCACCTGCTCGACCCGTGCAGCGGCCGTCGTCTGTACACCCGCGATTGCCGCGACCTGCTGGTCCGCGTCCAGGGCCCACAGGCCGAGCTCCAGGCGGCCCACCTGCAGACGGCCAGTGCGAAGGAAATGCTCCAGCGCCTGTCGCGCAACCTGCGCCTGCTCCACCAGGAGGCCGGCGAGTTCCTCGCCGCACTGAAGGATGCCGAGCGCGTGCTGCTGCTCGGCCCGCCGAACATGCACGACCACCTGGCGCGTGCCGATATCTACCAGCGCCTGGACTGCCCCCAGGCGGAGCGCTACGACCTGGAGCGCGCCCTGCTGCTCTGCGACAACCCGGCCCAGCACCTGCAACTGGCCCAGCGCCTGCGCCGGCTCGGGCATGTGCAGCCGTTGCATTGA
- a CDS encoding AraC family transcriptional regulator, producing the protein MSSHDQAPDSRTAATRDVVMRYHLSWKARDIEAVLALYHPEVEYNDFFQNRCMRREELRDYLHATMPSGPEDFLEHNDRIRIDGDTAFIQYAISVAGGGTFRASEAITVRDGLIWRINEYALLVQPAAPSSKTPSQRPAASRLGLSARQLSLLARDIEEYFQRSQPYLDPALDLHQVASATGYTRNQISYLLNQMLGQSFYQYVNHARLQHLLKLLEVAVPPVRIDELAFTAGFNSLSAFYRCFRQHTGLSPKAYLKQRP; encoded by the coding sequence ATGAGTTCGCACGACCAAGCCCCCGATTCCCGGACCGCCGCCACCCGTGACGTGGTGATGCGCTACCACCTGAGCTGGAAAGCCCGCGACATCGAGGCCGTGCTGGCGCTCTACCACCCCGAGGTGGAATACAACGACTTCTTCCAGAACCGCTGCATGCGCCGCGAGGAACTGCGCGACTACCTGCACGCGACCATGCCGAGCGGGCCGGAGGACTTCCTCGAACACAACGACCGCATCCGCATCGATGGCGACACCGCCTTCATCCAGTACGCCATCAGTGTCGCCGGCGGAGGTACCTTCCGCGCCAGCGAAGCCATCACCGTGCGTGACGGGCTGATCTGGCGGATCAACGAGTACGCCCTGCTGGTGCAGCCTGCTGCCCCGTCCAGCAAGACGCCGTCGCAGCGGCCGGCAGCCAGCCGCCTCGGCCTGTCGGCGCGCCAGCTCAGCCTGCTGGCGCGGGACATCGAGGAATACTTCCAGCGTTCCCAACCCTACCTGGATCCGGCGCTGGACCTGCACCAGGTGGCCAGCGCCACGGGCTATACCCGCAACCAGATTTCCTACCTGCTGAACCAGATGCTCGGCCAGAGCTTCTACCAGTACGTCAACCACGCGCGCCTGCAGCACCTGCTCAAGCTGCTGGAAGTCGCCGTGCCGCCGGTGCGCATCGACGAGCTGGCGTTCACCGCCGGTTTCAATTCGCTCTCCGCCTTCTACCGCTGCTTCCGCCAGCACACCGGACTTTCGCCCAAGGCCTATCTCAAGCAACGGCCCTGA